In Candidatus Obscuribacterales bacterium, the following proteins share a genomic window:
- a CDS encoding ABC-2 family transporter protein, giving the protein MTTIFQGRRPWHIARTLMVVYYAYMLEYRAELLFWVLSGSLPLILMGVWVQAAETGQFALSSLEFVRYFFAVFLVRQLTVVWVIWEFERQVVEGTLSAKLLQPLDPGWHHFASHTAERLARLPLVIGMMVLFFTLYPDALWQPDLANLGLGLMMTVLAFILRFLIQYTFAMFAFWMERAVAIEQFWFLLYLFLSGMVAPLEVFPPMVRSLVLWTPFPYLINIPASLIVGLPVNLTQAFLVTFGWIAIFWLLNRWLWHKGLKHYSGMGA; this is encoded by the coding sequence GGAATACCGGGCAGAGCTGTTGTTTTGGGTGCTCTCGGGTAGCCTACCGCTGATTCTCATGGGGGTTTGGGTGCAGGCGGCTGAGACCGGACAGTTTGCCCTGTCCTCCTTAGAGTTTGTCCGCTATTTCTTCGCGGTCTTCCTCGTGCGCCAACTGACGGTCGTTTGGGTGATTTGGGAGTTTGAACGGCAGGTGGTGGAAGGAACGCTTTCCGCTAAGTTATTGCAGCCCTTGGATCCTGGCTGGCATCATTTCGCCTCCCACACGGCAGAACGGCTAGCGCGACTTCCCTTGGTCATCGGTATGATGGTGCTATTCTTCACCCTCTACCCCGATGCTCTCTGGCAGCCCGATCTCGCTAACCTAGGTCTGGGCTTGATGATGACCGTGCTGGCCTTTATCCTGCGCTTCTTAATCCAATACACCTTTGCTATGTTTGCCTTTTGGATGGAGCGGGCCGTTGCCATTGAGCAGTTCTGGTTTTTGCTCTATCTATTTCTCTCGGGTATGGTCGCCCCGTTAGAGGTTTTTCCGCCTATGGTGCGATCGCTTGTCCTATGGACACCGTTTCCCTATTTGATTAATATTCCAGCCAGTTTGATCGTAGGGCTGCCGGTAAATCTGACCCAGGCGTTTCTGGTCACCTTCGGGTGGATTGCCATCTTCTGGCTGCTCAACCGTTGGCTGTGGCATAAGGGGCTCAAGCACTACTCGGGTATGGGAGCTTAG